The Corynebacterium glaucum genome includes a region encoding these proteins:
- a CDS encoding amino acid permease: protein MTTALSTAQKTHTVTMWTLVSLIIGSTVGSGIFALPQNIGSVAGPGAMLTGWLIAGVGMLSIAFVFQILAQRKPHLDSGVYSYVRAGLGDFIGFTSGLGYWLGSVMAQVGYATLFFGALGYYFPVFKNQWVLAVAVSALTWLIFAALTRGVKQAAVMNLVVTVAKILPILSFIVLVAFLGFSWDRFTLDFWGESTGSSFSKQLQGIMLYTVWVFIGIEGASVYSKQARKRTDVGRATIIGFLSVLAMLVAVSTLSFGVLTQEELAALPDNSMGAVLEAVVGPWGGVFISIGVCLSVLGAYVSWQMLCAEPIVLMARDGLLPAVLGRVNRAGAPFAAQLVSTVVIQFFVIVFFASETSYNAMVQLATIMYLLPYIFSALYLVILCLRPEDDPTKGEVRPGTSENRRHLVVGVVAFIYSLWLIYAADPVFVLFGALAVLPGLVPYVWTKRARGERLFNTFEWFVVALVVVGAVIALVGLLNGTLVLG, encoded by the coding sequence ATGACCACTGCTCTTTCGACTGCGCAGAAGACGCACACCGTGACGATGTGGACGCTGGTGTCCCTCATCATCGGCTCCACCGTCGGCTCCGGCATCTTCGCGCTGCCGCAAAACATCGGCTCGGTGGCCGGGCCCGGCGCGATGCTCACCGGATGGCTCATCGCAGGTGTGGGCATGCTCTCCATCGCGTTCGTGTTCCAGATCCTGGCGCAGCGCAAGCCGCACTTGGATTCTGGCGTGTACTCCTACGTGCGCGCTGGGCTGGGCGATTTCATCGGGTTCACCTCGGGGCTGGGCTACTGGCTCGGCTCGGTGATGGCGCAGGTGGGCTACGCCACGTTGTTCTTTGGCGCGCTGGGCTACTACTTCCCGGTGTTCAAAAATCAGTGGGTGCTGGCGGTGGCGGTGTCGGCGCTGACGTGGCTGATCTTCGCGGCGCTAACGCGCGGCGTGAAACAGGCCGCGGTGATGAACCTCGTGGTCACGGTGGCGAAGATCCTGCCGATCCTTTCCTTCATCGTGCTGGTGGCGTTCCTCGGGTTCTCGTGGGACAGGTTCACCCTGGATTTCTGGGGGGAGTCGACCGGGTCCTCGTTCTCCAAACAGCTGCAGGGCATCATGCTGTACACGGTGTGGGTGTTCATCGGTATCGAGGGCGCCTCCGTGTACTCGAAGCAGGCGCGCAAGCGTACCGACGTTGGGCGTGCCACCATCATCGGCTTCCTCTCGGTGCTGGCAATGCTGGTCGCGGTGTCGACGCTGTCCTTCGGCGTGCTCACCCAGGAAGAGCTCGCGGCGTTGCCGGATAACTCCATGGGCGCAGTGCTCGAGGCCGTGGTCGGGCCGTGGGGCGGCGTGTTCATCTCCATCGGCGTGTGCCTTTCGGTGCTTGGCGCGTACGTGTCCTGGCAGATGCTCTGCGCCGAGCCGATCGTGCTCATGGCCCGCGACGGCCTGCTGCCGGCGGTGCTGGGACGTGTGAACCGCGCCGGTGCGCCGTTCGCCGCACAGCTAGTGTCCACCGTGGTCATCCAGTTCTTCGTGATCGTCTTTTTCGCGTCTGAGACCTCCTACAACGCGATGGTGCAGCTGGCCACCATCATGTACCTGTTGCCATACATTTTCTCGGCGCTCTATTTGGTCATCTTGTGCCTGCGACCGGAGGACGATCCGACGAAGGGCGAGGTGCGCCCCGGGACTAGCGAGAATCGCCGCCACTTAGTTGTTGGCGTGGTCGCCTTTATCTACTCGCTGTGGCTGATCTACGCTGCCGATCCGGTGTTTGTGCTCTTCGGCGCGCTGGCGGTGCTGCCGGGATTGGTTCCGTACGTGTGGACGAAGCGCGCTCGCGGCGAGCGGCTGTTCAACACCTTCGAGTGGTTCGTCGTCGCGCTCGTGGTTGTGGGTGCCGTGATCGCGTTGGTCGGTCTGCTTAACGGGACGCTGGTGCTGGGGTAG
- a CDS encoding TSUP family transporter yields the protein MDLATLLIAIVAAAFAGWIDAVIGGGGLVLIPVLMSTTGMPAAAVLATNKVAAVTGTASAAITLARRVGIPRATWAFAVAAFAASAGGATAVALISDDIVRPAIIVLLLAVGAFVALRPQFGAGERTRTVTPARTILALAAAAAIGFYDGIFGPGTGMFLIMAFTAIFTQSFLESSAMAKVVNTATNLGALTVFIIGGYVHWPLALTLAVANVAGAQLGARTVLKGGSQLVRYALLGLVVVLCTKLLIDEFF from the coding sequence ATGGACCTCGCTACGCTGCTTATCGCCATCGTCGCAGCGGCGTTCGCGGGGTGGATCGACGCGGTGATCGGTGGCGGGGGTCTCGTGCTCATCCCGGTGCTGATGAGCACCACTGGCATGCCGGCTGCCGCCGTGCTGGCGACGAACAAAGTCGCCGCGGTCACCGGCACCGCGTCTGCGGCAATCACACTCGCGCGCCGCGTCGGCATTCCACGCGCGACCTGGGCGTTCGCGGTCGCCGCATTTGCAGCCTCCGCTGGCGGCGCCACCGCAGTGGCCTTGATTTCGGACGACATCGTCCGCCCCGCCATCATCGTCCTGCTCTTAGCCGTCGGCGCGTTCGTCGCGCTGCGCCCCCAATTCGGCGCCGGCGAACGCACCCGCACCGTCACACCCGCGCGCACGATCCTCGCCCTCGCGGCCGCCGCCGCCATCGGGTTTTACGACGGCATCTTCGGCCCCGGCACCGGCATGTTCCTCATCATGGCGTTCACGGCCATCTTCACCCAGAGCTTCCTCGAGTCCTCCGCGATGGCGAAAGTGGTCAACACCGCCACCAACCTCGGCGCGCTCACCGTGTTCATCATCGGCGGCTACGTCCACTGGCCCCTCGCGCTCACGCTCGCCGTCGCCAATGTCGCCGGCGCGCAGCTCGGCGCCCGCACGGTGCTCAAGGGTGGCTCTCAGCTGGTCCGGTATGCGCTGCTCGGCCTCGTCGTCGTGCTCTGCACCAAGTTGCTTATCGACGAGTTCTTCTAA
- a CDS encoding DUF885 domain-containing protein, with the protein MTSLSAAIRETSLLDATCEDFVYDLVELVPTVGTQIGLDGHDGELQDYSPAFWDAVADRIRDLVQDVEALNDSTDACDDEDDFDDVDRLTAAILRDQMTFELDLHHRGEYLRRLNIIDSPVQTIRDSFALMPKVTPEDFDNIASRMSKVRTALRGYAESLAEAAQTGDVASHRQIDGVISQCEALADDGSLLERQGLPPESAVVEEAKQAFSEFADWLSTELSPQATHEDGVGRDRYEMFSEFFLGRSIDLDEAYNWAKDELAKTVDEQVQLAHKLYGSDTNVLGAYRQLNEDPRYQVHGTDALMEWMRSVNDDVRSELNGKDLTVPEDLPPVECAIDGAGSGGIFYTPPSDDLLRPGTMWWSVPEGQEVFHTWQELTTVFHEGMPGHHLQIATTLLQRRDLNLWRRSLYWNSGHGEGWALYAEHLMADHGYFDDPGYRMGLLDSRRLRLARVLVDVGVHLKKATPDGIGTWDAQYAKAFLRDNCAMMEANLSFELDRYMGWPGQAPSYAIGYRDWLTLRDKALAEGMDLRRFHDKALRLGSMPMDMLANEVLNH; encoded by the coding sequence ATGACTTCACTCTCCGCGGCCATACGCGAAACCTCGCTACTGGACGCAACCTGCGAAGACTTTGTTTATGACCTCGTCGAACTCGTGCCCACCGTGGGCACCCAGATCGGCCTCGACGGCCACGACGGGGAGCTGCAGGACTATAGCCCAGCGTTCTGGGACGCAGTCGCGGACCGCATCCGCGACTTGGTCCAGGACGTGGAGGCACTCAACGACTCCACCGACGCGTGCGATGACGAAGATGATTTTGACGATGTCGACCGCCTGACCGCTGCAATCCTGCGCGACCAGATGACGTTTGAGCTGGACCTGCACCACCGCGGCGAATACCTGCGCCGACTGAACATTATTGATTCCCCAGTGCAGACCATCCGCGACTCGTTCGCGCTGATGCCGAAGGTCACCCCGGAAGACTTCGACAACATTGCCTCGCGCATGTCCAAGGTGCGCACGGCGCTGCGCGGCTACGCGGAATCGCTCGCCGAGGCTGCGCAGACCGGCGATGTCGCTTCGCACCGTCAGATCGACGGCGTGATTAGCCAGTGCGAGGCGCTTGCGGACGACGGCTCCCTGCTCGAGCGCCAGGGCCTGCCGCCTGAATCGGCCGTGGTGGAGGAAGCGAAGCAAGCGTTCTCAGAGTTCGCCGACTGGCTCTCCACAGAGCTCTCCCCACAGGCCACCCATGAAGATGGCGTGGGGCGCGACCGCTACGAGATGTTCTCCGAGTTTTTCCTGGGCCGCAGCATCGACCTCGACGAGGCGTACAACTGGGCCAAGGACGAACTGGCAAAAACCGTCGACGAGCAGGTGCAGCTCGCCCACAAACTCTACGGCTCGGACACCAACGTGCTGGGCGCGTACCGCCAGCTCAACGAAGATCCGCGCTACCAAGTCCACGGCACCGACGCGCTGATGGAGTGGATGCGCAGCGTCAATGACGATGTGCGCAGCGAACTCAACGGCAAGGACCTCACCGTCCCTGAGGATCTGCCCCCCGTCGAGTGCGCCATCGACGGTGCCGGCTCCGGCGGGATCTTCTACACCCCGCCGTCAGACGACCTGTTGCGCCCAGGCACCATGTGGTGGTCCGTGCCGGAGGGCCAGGAGGTCTTCCACACCTGGCAGGAGCTGACCACGGTCTTCCACGAGGGCATGCCGGGCCATCACCTGCAGATCGCTACGACGCTGCTGCAGCGCCGCGACCTGAATCTGTGGCGCCGCTCGCTGTACTGGAACTCCGGCCACGGCGAGGGTTGGGCACTCTACGCCGAGCACCTCATGGCCGACCACGGCTATTTCGACGATCCGGGCTACCGCATGGGCTTGCTGGATTCTCGCAGGTTGCGGCTCGCACGAGTGCTTGTCGACGTCGGCGTGCACCTGAAGAAAGCCACCCCGGATGGCATCGGAACGTGGGATGCGCAGTACGCCAAGGCCTTCCTGCGCGATAACTGCGCCATGATGGAGGCGAACCTGTCCTTCGAGTTGGACCGCTACATGGGCTGGCCGGGACAGGCGCCGTCGTACGCGATCGGTTACCGCGACTGGCTCACCCTGCGCGACAAAGCGCTCGCCGAGGGTATGGATCTGCGCCGCTTCCACGACAAGGCGCTCCGCCTCGGCTCGATGCCGATGGACATGCTGGCCAACGAGGTGCTCAACCACTAA
- a CDS encoding gamma carbonic anhydrase family protein: protein MIYAFEGKAPTIHETAYVAPSATVIGDVTLGPDVNVWPGAVLRGDVGRIVIGARSNIQDGCVVHVDTGGETVLAEDVSVGHLALLHSCTVGPACLIGMGSTVLSRSVVGEGTIIAGGAVVLEGQEIPAFSLAAGVPAKVKRELDPATRADRVSHAAQYVKLAGRHRDGIREHKI, encoded by the coding sequence ATGATTTATGCCTTTGAGGGCAAAGCCCCGACCATCCACGAGACGGCGTATGTGGCTCCGAGCGCGACGGTCATCGGCGATGTCACGCTCGGGCCCGATGTCAACGTTTGGCCGGGAGCGGTGCTGCGCGGCGATGTCGGCCGGATTGTCATCGGCGCGCGCTCGAACATTCAAGACGGCTGCGTGGTGCACGTGGATACCGGGGGCGAGACGGTGCTTGCAGAGGATGTTTCCGTCGGCCACCTGGCGCTGCTGCATTCGTGCACGGTGGGCCCAGCGTGCTTGATTGGGATGGGCTCGACGGTGCTGTCGCGCTCTGTAGTGGGCGAGGGCACGATCATCGCTGGGGGAGCGGTGGTGCTCGAGGGGCAGGAGATTCCGGCGTTTTCTCTCGCCGCGGGGGTGCCGGCGAAAGTGAAGCGGGAGCTGGATCCGGCGACCCGGGCGGATCGCGTTTCCCACGCCGCGCAGTACGTGAAGCTAGCTGGGCGCCATCGCGACGGGATCCGCGAGCACAAGATCTAG
- a CDS encoding ROK family protein produces MAFSRPRSPAAKALHLVRLGELTSRSELIEATGLSQPTITRAVTALVEAGYVTERMDLARSTGRGRPTVPLELAEPRAVHAGVSIGTDSTYIGLFDLKGHLLRSVDLELSVAALDQDDFIQHIMAGLNRLSAGLNRPLATVGVTASGTVTDSGSVTAPNLGWYDVELGAQLREQFAVPVQVTSVSAAIVGSEMQSSTDLAMPSVLALFADDSIAAAVGTDEEVAPIEVVREDLTTQGLLEQINEPSIRTLRQAVTDTTVQHVSREALDRRARGLGELVGELCEAHEPATVVIAGSAFIDDPLAPAPFAQAVRETFRAKVDLRMLPTHREMVRDIARAVALDLVLADPVAMAPS; encoded by the coding sequence ATGGCTTTCTCTCGACCCAGGTCGCCCGCCGCGAAGGCGTTACACCTTGTGCGCCTGGGCGAGCTGACGTCGAGAAGCGAGCTCATCGAAGCCACCGGGCTGTCGCAGCCGACGATCACCCGTGCGGTAACGGCCCTGGTCGAGGCCGGTTACGTTACCGAGCGCATGGACCTCGCCCGCTCGACGGGCCGCGGCCGCCCCACGGTGCCGCTCGAGTTGGCGGAGCCCCGGGCGGTGCACGCCGGGGTGTCTATTGGCACCGACTCCACCTACATCGGGCTGTTCGACCTCAAAGGCCACCTGCTGCGCAGCGTTGACCTCGAACTCTCCGTCGCCGCGCTGGATCAAGACGACTTCATCCAGCACATCATGGCTGGCCTGAACCGCCTTTCAGCGGGTCTGAACCGCCCGCTGGCCACCGTCGGCGTCACTGCCTCGGGCACTGTGACCGACTCCGGCAGCGTCACCGCGCCGAACCTCGGTTGGTACGACGTTGAGCTCGGCGCGCAGCTGCGCGAACAGTTCGCAGTCCCCGTGCAGGTCACCTCGGTGTCCGCGGCCATCGTCGGTTCCGAGATGCAATCCAGCACCGACCTCGCCATGCCCTCGGTGCTCGCGCTTTTCGCCGACGATTCCATCGCCGCGGCGGTGGGCACCGATGAGGAAGTCGCTCCGATCGAAGTGGTCCGCGAGGATTTGACCACCCAGGGGCTCCTAGAGCAGATCAACGAGCCGTCGATACGCACCCTGCGCCAAGCGGTGACCGACACGACCGTGCAGCACGTTTCGCGCGAGGCCCTCGACCGCCGTGCGCGCGGTTTGGGCGAGCTGGTCGGCGAGCTGTGCGAAGCCCACGAACCTGCAACCGTGGTCATTGCGGGCAGCGCGTTCATCGATGATCCGCTCGCCCCCGCCCCCTTCGCGCAGGCTGTGCGCGAGACGTTCAGGGCGAAGGTGGACCTGCGCATGCTGCCCACCCACCGCGAGATGGTGCGCGACATCGCGCGCGCCGTGGCGCTAGATCTTGTGCTCGCGGATCCCGTCGCGATGGCGCCCAGCTAG
- a CDS encoding glycosyltransferase 87 family protein — protein MIAAVVNALGLVAILAFAWWRYQVNADELGNVFANHLAEEVPTDLQVYLLGGQRVSEGLPLYGGDLLPGLPFTYPPFAGVVFSWFGEARPALGIAWTVASIIVLAWVVWESGRKGSGFTPVILLTAFFVVCTEPVHATLFFGQVNVFLMALVCLDFLPKNRWSGVGTGLAAGFKLTPAFFILLFALRRQWGAVFVAAFTFLCTVATGFAEVKDAGRFWTESMFNSDRVGSADNPGAQAIRQVLERQFGIDSTGVWLALAVAVTVLAAVAAHFALRRDEVALAVAFIGMASCLVSPFSWHHHWVWIVPFGVVIYRWWGVLALTLFMLPYVALNVSYGLFMVPELLFTAVPIGFMVWFVAREAFGALAQRS, from the coding sequence ATGATCGCAGCCGTCGTCAATGCCCTGGGTCTTGTGGCTATCCTCGCCTTCGCGTGGTGGCGATACCAGGTCAACGCCGACGAGCTGGGAAATGTTTTCGCGAACCACCTGGCTGAAGAAGTACCGACAGATCTGCAGGTCTATCTTCTTGGCGGCCAGCGCGTCTCTGAGGGTTTGCCGCTTTATGGCGGCGACCTCTTGCCCGGGCTGCCGTTCACGTACCCGCCGTTCGCCGGGGTGGTGTTCTCGTGGTTCGGCGAGGCCCGCCCGGCGCTCGGGATCGCGTGGACCGTGGCGTCGATAATTGTGCTGGCCTGGGTGGTGTGGGAGTCGGGGAGGAAAGGTTCCGGATTTACGCCGGTAATCCTGCTGACTGCGTTCTTCGTCGTGTGTACGGAGCCGGTGCACGCCACGCTGTTTTTCGGGCAGGTCAATGTCTTCCTCATGGCGCTGGTCTGCCTGGATTTTCTGCCGAAGAACCGCTGGTCTGGCGTGGGTACCGGCTTGGCCGCGGGGTTCAAGCTCACACCGGCGTTTTTCATCTTGCTGTTTGCCCTGCGCCGCCAGTGGGGCGCAGTATTCGTTGCGGCGTTCACGTTTCTGTGCACGGTTGCAACGGGCTTTGCCGAGGTCAAGGATGCCGGCCGTTTCTGGACGGAGTCAATGTTCAACTCCGACCGCGTCGGCTCCGCCGATAACCCGGGTGCGCAGGCGATCCGCCAGGTGTTGGAGCGTCAGTTCGGCATTGACTCCACGGGGGTTTGGCTCGCGCTCGCGGTAGCAGTCACGGTACTGGCTGCAGTGGCCGCGCACTTTGCTTTACGACGGGACGAGGTTGCCCTAGCGGTCGCCTTCATCGGGATGGCGTCGTGCCTCGTCAGCCCCTTCTCGTGGCATCACCACTGGGTGTGGATCGTGCCGTTCGGCGTGGTGATCTACCGGTGGTGGGGTGTGCTCGCACTCACGCTGTTCATGCTCCCGTACGTAGCACTGAATGTGTCGTACGGGTTGTTCATGGTGCCGGAGCTGCTCTTCACCGCGGTGCCCATCGGGTTCATGGTGTGGTTTGTTGCCCGCGAAGCCTTCGGCGCGTTGGCGCAGCGCTCCTAG
- a CDS encoding Sir2 family NAD-dependent protein deacetylase yields the protein MAQHTSPDRTQTQPQFDDPAIAIAHRSAVRSIERVVCETAVPTDPSKAKRNVLAQLEHPKVLIVTGAGMSTESGIPDYRSKNGRLTKGRPMTFQEFAHSPEQVRRYWARAFVGIRFMRAAHPNRAHFALVELERAGLTTGIVTQNVDGLHTEAGSANVIALHGDMDHVVCLDCHALHERSLIDALFDAANPDFFESVRVEGSMINPDGDVELRDADVQRFEMVACPACGGARLKPNVVYFGENVPKSRRAEADRWLAQSTSVIAIGTSLAVMSGYKFVLDAKRQGKPVAVINGGPGRADTKADTVWRTNVGDALDQVLDGLGL from the coding sequence CAGCCGCAGTTCGACGACCCCGCGATCGCGATTGCGCACCGTAGCGCCGTGCGCTCGATCGAGCGGGTGGTCTGTGAAACCGCGGTGCCGACGGACCCGTCGAAGGCGAAGCGCAACGTCCTTGCGCAGCTGGAACACCCCAAAGTGCTGATTGTCACCGGCGCGGGCATGTCCACCGAATCGGGCATCCCGGATTACCGCTCGAAGAACGGCCGCCTGACCAAGGGCCGCCCCATGACGTTCCAGGAGTTCGCGCACTCGCCGGAGCAGGTGCGCCGCTACTGGGCCCGCGCCTTTGTCGGCATTCGCTTCATGCGGGCGGCGCACCCGAACCGCGCACACTTCGCCCTGGTGGAGCTGGAGCGCGCCGGGCTGACCACCGGCATCGTCACCCAAAACGTCGACGGTCTGCACACCGAGGCCGGTTCCGCGAACGTCATTGCGTTGCACGGGGACATGGACCATGTGGTGTGCCTCGACTGCCACGCGTTGCATGAGCGATCGCTTATCGACGCCCTGTTTGACGCCGCCAACCCCGACTTCTTCGAATCGGTGCGGGTCGAAGGATCCATGATCAACCCGGACGGAGACGTGGAGCTGCGCGATGCCGATGTGCAGCGCTTCGAAATGGTCGCCTGCCCCGCCTGCGGCGGTGCGCGGTTGAAGCCGAACGTGGTCTACTTCGGCGAGAACGTGCCGAAGTCCCGCCGCGCGGAGGCGGACCGCTGGCTTGCGCAGTCCACCTCCGTCATCGCGATTGGCACGAGCCTGGCGGTGATGAGCGGGTACAAGTTCGTGCTCGATGCCAAGCGCCAGGGCAAGCCGGTCGCGGTAATCAACGGGGGACCCGGCCGGGCGGACACCAAGGCGGACACTGTCTGGCGCACCAATGTGGGTGACGCGCTGGATCAAGTCCTCGACGGGCTGGGCCTATGA
- a CDS encoding dicarboxylate/amino acid:cation symporter, protein MHLPKWASNFGAQVIAGLIIGLILGFVAAGMGDGNALAATLAWVGSTYVQLLKLLIPPLVFTAVVTSVANLRKVTNAARLAVQTLVWFAITAFFSVVIGIVVGLVVRPGMNSTVDAANATEPSSTGSWMGFLNSVVPSNFLGLSAKVGDTGAVSVSFNVLQILVISLLVGVAAVKAGKAAEPFIEFSGSLLKVIQEVLWWIIRLAPIGTAALIGNAVAAYGWEALGSLGKFVLAIYIGLGLVLFGFYPALLALNRIPVVGFFKRVWPVTTLGFATRSSMGVMPVTQRISEESLGVPREYAAFAVPLGATTKMDGCASIYPAVAAIFVAQFYGIQLEFTDYLLIVIVSVLGSAATAGTTGATVMLTLTLSTLGLPLAGVGLLLAVDPIIDMGRTALNVTGQALVATIVSKREGIWDKEVWDNATPGGDAESPAEPKAKATVGAR, encoded by the coding sequence ATGCATCTCCCAAAGTGGGCCTCGAACTTCGGTGCCCAAGTCATCGCCGGTTTGATCATCGGCTTGATTCTCGGTTTCGTCGCCGCCGGAATGGGCGACGGTAACGCGCTCGCCGCCACGCTCGCGTGGGTGGGCTCGACCTACGTGCAGCTGCTGAAGCTGCTCATTCCGCCGCTAGTATTCACCGCGGTGGTGACCTCGGTCGCCAACCTGCGCAAGGTCACCAACGCAGCTCGTCTCGCGGTCCAAACCCTGGTTTGGTTCGCCATCACCGCGTTCTTCTCAGTGGTCATCGGCATTGTGGTTGGCCTGGTTGTGCGGCCGGGCATGAACTCCACCGTCGACGCCGCGAACGCCACCGAGCCCAGCTCGACCGGGTCGTGGATGGGCTTCCTCAACTCCGTCGTCCCGTCGAATTTCCTCGGCCTTAGCGCGAAAGTCGGCGACACCGGCGCAGTGAGCGTCTCCTTCAACGTGCTGCAGATCCTGGTGATCTCGCTGCTCGTTGGCGTTGCCGCCGTGAAGGCGGGCAAGGCGGCCGAGCCGTTTATCGAGTTCTCCGGCTCCCTGCTCAAGGTGATCCAAGAGGTGCTGTGGTGGATTATCCGCCTCGCACCGATTGGCACCGCGGCGCTGATCGGCAACGCCGTTGCCGCCTACGGATGGGAAGCGCTTGGCTCCCTGGGCAAGTTCGTGCTCGCGATCTACATCGGCCTCGGCCTAGTGCTCTTCGGCTTCTACCCCGCGCTACTCGCGCTCAACCGCATCCCGGTCGTGGGCTTCTTCAAGCGCGTGTGGCCGGTCACCACCCTGGGCTTTGCCACCCGCTCCTCGATGGGCGTGATGCCAGTGACGCAGCGCATCTCCGAAGAATCCCTCGGTGTCCCACGCGAGTACGCCGCGTTTGCGGTGCCGCTCGGCGCTACCACCAAGATGGACGGCTGCGCCTCGATTTACCCGGCCGTTGCTGCGATCTTCGTTGCCCAGTTCTACGGCATCCAGTTGGAGTTCACGGACTACCTGTTGATCGTGATCGTCTCCGTGCTCGGGTCGGCAGCAACTGCAGGTACCACGGGCGCCACCGTGATGCTCACCCTTACGTTGTCCACGCTGGGCCTGCCGCTGGCCGGTGTCGGCCTGCTGCTCGCGGTTGACCCGATCATCGACATGGGCCGCACCGCCCTCAACGTCACCGGCCAGGCACTAGTGGCCACGATCGTGTCCAAGCGCGAAGGCATCTGGGACAAGGAGGTCTGGGACAACGCTACGCCCGGCGGGGACGCCGAGTCCCCGGCCGAGCCCAAAGCGAAAGCAACTGTCGGAGCGCGCTAG
- a CDS encoding AbrB family transcriptional regulator — MNRWLIAAPTSVILGALFSWLHVPAAWILGGIIGSGAVALASGRDLPLNKHLFNFARGAIGVLAALPLLGVPLGQILPFLIPALVAAAAALAMAFGGGMVLANHGVSRETGILSLLPGGASVMPAIADEVGADMRYVALSQYLRLLIVSITLPLVSAVLDAPAAGPIQAVQADWWMWLLVPALIVVGVPLGKLLHLPNASVFGPMLTTVAVGSVLNIPIVSPRPLSVVAFVVLGWMCGGALSVPALKQFSRLLPATLAYIAALMAACAGLGWVMSKWMGITFYEGYLATSPGALETVLVLSTEGGAGPAVIAMQLVRLICVLIFAAYLPGILKRMRRGR, encoded by the coding sequence ATGAACCGATGGCTCATCGCTGCACCTACGTCAGTGATCCTCGGTGCCTTATTTTCCTGGCTGCACGTGCCGGCGGCGTGGATTCTGGGCGGCATTATCGGCTCGGGTGCGGTGGCGTTGGCAAGCGGCCGTGATCTGCCGCTAAACAAGCACCTGTTCAACTTCGCCCGCGGTGCGATCGGTGTTTTGGCCGCGTTGCCGCTGCTCGGCGTGCCGCTTGGGCAAATTCTCCCGTTCCTCATTCCGGCACTGGTGGCAGCGGCGGCGGCGCTGGCGATGGCGTTCGGGGGCGGGATGGTGCTGGCCAATCACGGGGTCTCGCGCGAAACCGGGATCTTGTCGCTGCTGCCCGGTGGGGCGTCAGTCATGCCGGCCATTGCCGACGAAGTGGGCGCGGACATGCGCTACGTCGCCCTGAGCCAGTACCTGCGCTTGCTCATCGTCTCCATTACGTTGCCATTGGTTTCCGCCGTGCTCGACGCGCCGGCAGCCGGGCCGATCCAGGCTGTACAAGCCGACTGGTGGATGTGGCTGCTGGTTCCCGCGCTCATCGTCGTTGGCGTGCCGCTGGGCAAGCTACTGCACCTGCCGAATGCGTCAGTGTTCGGCCCGATGCTGACGACGGTCGCGGTAGGCAGTGTGCTGAACATTCCGATTGTCTCCCCACGACCGCTGAGCGTGGTGGCGTTTGTGGTACTCGGCTGGATGTGCGGCGGCGCGCTGTCGGTGCCTGCACTCAAGCAATTCAGTCGGCTCCTGCCGGCCACCCTTGCCTACATCGCAGCTCTGATGGCGGCGTGCGCGGGTCTGGGCTGGGTGATGTCGAAGTGGATGGGCATCACGTTCTACGAGGGATACCTCGCCACCAGCCCCGGCGCGCTTGAGACGGTGCTGGTGCTCTCCACAGAGGGTGGCGCGGGCCCGGCCGTGATCGCGATGCAGCTCGTCCGGCTGATCTGCGTGCTCATCTTCGCCGCATACCTGCCGGGGATTCTGAAGCGGATGCGGCGCGGGCGTTAG